The Terriglobales bacterium genome segment CGCGGTGCGAGCTCGCGATCGCCACCAGGACGATCTGGTCGCCGGGCTGCAGCTCGCCGTAGCGGTGGATCACCACGAGGTCGAGAACCTGCCAGCGCGAGCGCGCCTCCTCGACGATCTTCTTGATCGCGTTCTCGGTCATGCCCGGGTAGTGCTCGAGCGTCATCGCCACGTCGCGCACCACGCCGACGAAGCTCGCCACCGCGCCGGTGCGCGTATTCATCGAGATTTCGATCACCTCGGTCGAAAGGTCGAAATCCTCGGCTTGCACCGATACCTTCATGTCAGCCGCCCGT includes the following:
- a CDS encoding molybdenum cofactor biosynthesis protein MoaE, which gives rise to MKVSVQAEDFDLSTEVIEISMNTRTGAVASFVGVVRDVAMTLEHYPGMTENAIKKIVEEARSRWQVLDLVVIHRYGELQPGDQIVLVAIASSHRGDAFAACQFIMDYLKTQAPFWKKEHHPEGARWVNALESDDEAAARWRKLNQPQRLLKS